In Tripterygium wilfordii isolate XIE 37 chromosome 15, ASM1340144v1, whole genome shotgun sequence, one DNA window encodes the following:
- the LOC120017059 gene encoding SPX domain-containing membrane protein At4g22990-like isoform X2 has product MVAFGKKLKERQIQEWQGYYINYKLMKKKVRQYAQQIQVGALDRQHVLKDFSRMLDDQIEKIVLFLLEQQGLLASRLVKLGEQHDALQQQQDQNISKISELREAYRAVGRDLLQLLFFVEINAIGLRKILKKFDKRFGYRFTDYYVKTRANHPYSQLQQVFKHVGLGAVVGAISRNLHELQDRQGSYLSIYDQPALPLQDPVVNSLNAAADRLTHSTNFLNFLAQHALIMQEELPTPVEESAADRGYSFMSLLLNLANTFLYMVNTYIIVPTADDYSMSLGAAATVCGIVIGAMAVAQVFSSVYFSAWSNKSYFRPLVFSSIVLFVGNVMYALAYDLNSIVVLLVGRLLCGFGSARAVNRRYISDYVPLKIRMQASAGFVSASALGMACGPALAGLLQTNFKIYKFTFNQDTLPGWVMAFAWLIYLVWLSISFREPLHEVEEIHTAQESHTEAVQNNALEEGLKQPLLLNSEDNQEDENDDQEFDGSDEAPKESRLAATSIRSAYRLLTPSVKVQLLIYFMLKYAMEILLSESSVITTYYFKWSTSTVSIFLACLGLTVLPVNIVVGSYISNMFEDRQILLASEIMVCVGILMSFHIIFPYSVPQYVCSGLIMFVSAEVLEGVNLSLLSRVMSSRLSRGTYNGGLLSTEAGTIARVIADATITVAGYLGQSRLLNVTLLPSLLICIASIVATCYTYNSLY; this is encoded by the exons ATGGTTGCCTTTGGGAAGAAGTTGAAGGAGAGACAAATCCAAGAATGGCAAGG atattATATTAACTATAAATTAATGAAGAAGAAAGTACGACAATATGCTCAACAAATTCAAGTTGGAGCCCTAGATCGCCAACATGTTCTCAAGGATTTTTCTAGAATGCTTGATGATCAG ATCGAGAAGATTgtcctttttcttttggaaCAACAAGGACTACTAGCAAGCAGGCTAGTGAAGCTTGGAGAACAGCATGATGCTCTTCAGCAGCAGCAGGATCAGAATATTTCCAAAATATCAGAGCTACGTGAAGCTTATAGAGCAGTGGGCAGAGATCTCTTACAGCTTCTCTTTTTTGTTGAAATTAATGCTATTGGCCTGCGCAAGATACTGAAGAAATTCGATAAACGTTTTGGCTATAGGTTCACTGATTATTATGTCAAAACTCGTGCTAATCATCCTTACTCTCAGCTGCAGCAAGTGTTCAAGCATGTG GGACTTGGGGCTGTTGTGGGAGCCATATCTCGTAATTTGCATGAACTTCAAGATCGTCAGGGAAGCTACCTATCAATTTATGATCAGCCAGCTCTGCCTCTCCag GATCCTGTTGTTAATTCACTAAATGCAGCTGCAGATAGATTGACCCACTCTACAAACTTCCTGAACTTCTTGGCACAACATGCACTCATTATGCAAGAAGAGCTACCTACTCCTGTCGAGGAATCAGCTGCTGATCGAGGATACAGTTTTATGTCACTGCTTCTGAACTTAGCAAACACGTTTCTTTATATGGTCAATACTTACATTATTGTCCCAACAGCAGATGACTACTCCATGAGCCTTGGAGCTGCTGCAACAGTTTGTGGCATTGTCATTGGTGCAATGGCTGTTGCACAGGTGTTTTCTTCAGTGTATTTCAGTGCGTGGTCAAATAAATCGTACTTCAGACCTCTTGTATTTAGCAGTATTGTTCTTTTTGTGGGGAATGTCATGTATGCATTAGCCTATGATCTTAATTCCATAGTGGTTCTTTTGGTTGGCCGTCTTCTCTGTGG ATTCGGTTCTGCTAGAGCTGTTAACAGGCGTTACATCAGCGATTATGTACCACTGAAAATTCGGATGCAGGCATCAGCTGGTTTTGTTAGTGCTAGTGCTCTTGGAATGGCTTGTGGTCCGGCACTCGCTGGCTtgcttcaaacaaattttaaGATTTACAAGTTCACATTCAATCAGGACACATTGCCTGGTTGGGTTATGGCTTTTGCTTGGCTTATATATTTAGTATGGTTGTCGATTTCATTTAGAGAGCCTTTACATGAGGTGGAAGAGATTCATACAGCACAGGAATCTCATACTG AAGCAGTGCAAAATAATGCTCTTGAGGAAGGTCTTAAACAACCATTGCTATTGAATTCGGAAGACAATCAAGAAGATGAAAACGATGACCAAGAATTTGATGGAAGTGATGAAGCTCCTAAAGAGTCTCGCCTGGCAGCTACCTCAATTAGATCAGCATATAGACTACTTACCCCTTCTGTAAAG GTTCAATTGTTGATATATTTCATGCTCAAATACGCCATGGAGATTCTACTATCGGAATCTAGTGTTATTACCACATACTATTTTAAGTGGTCTACAAGCACTGTCTCAATTTTTCTTGCATGTCTCGGCCTAACAGTGCTTCCGGTAAACATTGTCGTCggaagctacattagcaacatGTTTGAAGACAG GCAAATATTATTGGCTTCTGAAATTATGGTTTGCGTGGGCATACTCATGAGCTTCCACATAATATTTCCATATTCTGTACCGCAATATGTATGCTCAGGACTCATCATGTTTGTCTCCGCTGAAGTACTTGAAG GTGTCAACTTGTCACTATTGTCTCGGGTCATGTCATCGAGGCTTTCCCGTGGAACCTACAACGGTGGGCTACTCTCAACAGAAGCTGGAACAATCGCTCGTGTGATTGCAGATGCCACAATAACCGTGGCCGGATACTTGGGCCAGAGTAGGCTCTTGAATGTCACTCTACTTCCTTCACTCTTAATCTGCATAGCATCCATCGTTGCTACCTGTTATACctacaactctctctattga
- the LOC120017059 gene encoding SPX domain-containing membrane protein At4g22990-like isoform X3 — MMLFSSSRIRIFPKYQSYVKLIEQFTDYYVKTRANHPYSQLQQVFKHVGLGAVVGAISRNLHELQDRQGSYLSIYDQPALPLQDPVVNSLNAAADRLTHSTNFLNFLAQHALIMQEELPTPVEESAADRGYSFMSLLLNLANTFLYMVNTYIIVPTADDYSMSLGAAATVCGIVIGAMAVAQVFSSVYFSAWSNKSYFRPLVFSSIVLFVGNVMYALAYDLNSIVVLLVGRLLCGFGSARAVNRRYISDYVPLKIRMQASAGFVSASALGMACGPALAGLLQTNFKIYKFTFNQDTLPGWVMAFAWLIYLVWLSISFREPLHEVEEIHTAQESHTVTEAVQNNALEEGLKQPLLLNSEDNQEDENDDQEFDGSDEAPKESRLAATSIRSAYRLLTPSVKVQLLIYFMLKYAMEILLSESSVITTYYFKWSTSTVSIFLACLGLTVLPVNIVVGSYISNMFEDRQILLASEIMVCVGILMSFHIIFPYSVPQYVCSGLIMFVSAEVLEGVNLSLLSRVMSSRLSRGTYNGGLLSTEAGTIARVIADATITVAGYLGQSRLLNVTLLPSLLICIASIVATCYTYNSLY, encoded by the exons ATGATGCTCTTCAGCAGCAGCAGGATCAGAATATTTCCAAAATATCAGAGCTACGTGAAGCTTATAGAGCA GTTCACTGATTATTATGTCAAAACTCGTGCTAATCATCCTTACTCTCAGCTGCAGCAAGTGTTCAAGCATGTG GGACTTGGGGCTGTTGTGGGAGCCATATCTCGTAATTTGCATGAACTTCAAGATCGTCAGGGAAGCTACCTATCAATTTATGATCAGCCAGCTCTGCCTCTCCag GATCCTGTTGTTAATTCACTAAATGCAGCTGCAGATAGATTGACCCACTCTACAAACTTCCTGAACTTCTTGGCACAACATGCACTCATTATGCAAGAAGAGCTACCTACTCCTGTCGAGGAATCAGCTGCTGATCGAGGATACAGTTTTATGTCACTGCTTCTGAACTTAGCAAACACGTTTCTTTATATGGTCAATACTTACATTATTGTCCCAACAGCAGATGACTACTCCATGAGCCTTGGAGCTGCTGCAACAGTTTGTGGCATTGTCATTGGTGCAATGGCTGTTGCACAGGTGTTTTCTTCAGTGTATTTCAGTGCGTGGTCAAATAAATCGTACTTCAGACCTCTTGTATTTAGCAGTATTGTTCTTTTTGTGGGGAATGTCATGTATGCATTAGCCTATGATCTTAATTCCATAGTGGTTCTTTTGGTTGGCCGTCTTCTCTGTGG ATTCGGTTCTGCTAGAGCTGTTAACAGGCGTTACATCAGCGATTATGTACCACTGAAAATTCGGATGCAGGCATCAGCTGGTTTTGTTAGTGCTAGTGCTCTTGGAATGGCTTGTGGTCCGGCACTCGCTGGCTtgcttcaaacaaattttaaGATTTACAAGTTCACATTCAATCAGGACACATTGCCTGGTTGGGTTATGGCTTTTGCTTGGCTTATATATTTAGTATGGTTGTCGATTTCATTTAGAGAGCCTTTACATGAGGTGGAAGAGATTCATACAGCACAGGAATCTCATACTG TGACAGAAGCAGTGCAAAATAATGCTCTTGAGGAAGGTCTTAAACAACCATTGCTATTGAATTCGGAAGACAATCAAGAAGATGAAAACGATGACCAAGAATTTGATGGAAGTGATGAAGCTCCTAAAGAGTCTCGCCTGGCAGCTACCTCAATTAGATCAGCATATAGACTACTTACCCCTTCTGTAAAG GTTCAATTGTTGATATATTTCATGCTCAAATACGCCATGGAGATTCTACTATCGGAATCTAGTGTTATTACCACATACTATTTTAAGTGGTCTACAAGCACTGTCTCAATTTTTCTTGCATGTCTCGGCCTAACAGTGCTTCCGGTAAACATTGTCGTCggaagctacattagcaacatGTTTGAAGACAG GCAAATATTATTGGCTTCTGAAATTATGGTTTGCGTGGGCATACTCATGAGCTTCCACATAATATTTCCATATTCTGTACCGCAATATGTATGCTCAGGACTCATCATGTTTGTCTCCGCTGAAGTACTTGAAG GTGTCAACTTGTCACTATTGTCTCGGGTCATGTCATCGAGGCTTTCCCGTGGAACCTACAACGGTGGGCTACTCTCAACAGAAGCTGGAACAATCGCTCGTGTGATTGCAGATGCCACAATAACCGTGGCCGGATACTTGGGCCAGAGTAGGCTCTTGAATGTCACTCTACTTCCTTCACTCTTAATCTGCATAGCATCCATCGTTGCTACCTGTTATACctacaactctctctattga
- the LOC120017059 gene encoding SPX domain-containing membrane protein At4g22990-like isoform X1: MVAFGKKLKERQIQEWQGYYINYKLMKKKVRQYAQQIQVGALDRQHVLKDFSRMLDDQIEKIVLFLLEQQGLLASRLVKLGEQHDALQQQQDQNISKISELREAYRAVGRDLLQLLFFVEINAIGLRKILKKFDKRFGYRFTDYYVKTRANHPYSQLQQVFKHVGLGAVVGAISRNLHELQDRQGSYLSIYDQPALPLQDPVVNSLNAAADRLTHSTNFLNFLAQHALIMQEELPTPVEESAADRGYSFMSLLLNLANTFLYMVNTYIIVPTADDYSMSLGAAATVCGIVIGAMAVAQVFSSVYFSAWSNKSYFRPLVFSSIVLFVGNVMYALAYDLNSIVVLLVGRLLCGFGSARAVNRRYISDYVPLKIRMQASAGFVSASALGMACGPALAGLLQTNFKIYKFTFNQDTLPGWVMAFAWLIYLVWLSISFREPLHEVEEIHTAQESHTVTEAVQNNALEEGLKQPLLLNSEDNQEDENDDQEFDGSDEAPKESRLAATSIRSAYRLLTPSVKVQLLIYFMLKYAMEILLSESSVITTYYFKWSTSTVSIFLACLGLTVLPVNIVVGSYISNMFEDRQILLASEIMVCVGILMSFHIIFPYSVPQYVCSGLIMFVSAEVLEGVNLSLLSRVMSSRLSRGTYNGGLLSTEAGTIARVIADATITVAGYLGQSRLLNVTLLPSLLICIASIVATCYTYNSLY; encoded by the exons ATGGTTGCCTTTGGGAAGAAGTTGAAGGAGAGACAAATCCAAGAATGGCAAGG atattATATTAACTATAAATTAATGAAGAAGAAAGTACGACAATATGCTCAACAAATTCAAGTTGGAGCCCTAGATCGCCAACATGTTCTCAAGGATTTTTCTAGAATGCTTGATGATCAG ATCGAGAAGATTgtcctttttcttttggaaCAACAAGGACTACTAGCAAGCAGGCTAGTGAAGCTTGGAGAACAGCATGATGCTCTTCAGCAGCAGCAGGATCAGAATATTTCCAAAATATCAGAGCTACGTGAAGCTTATAGAGCAGTGGGCAGAGATCTCTTACAGCTTCTCTTTTTTGTTGAAATTAATGCTATTGGCCTGCGCAAGATACTGAAGAAATTCGATAAACGTTTTGGCTATAGGTTCACTGATTATTATGTCAAAACTCGTGCTAATCATCCTTACTCTCAGCTGCAGCAAGTGTTCAAGCATGTG GGACTTGGGGCTGTTGTGGGAGCCATATCTCGTAATTTGCATGAACTTCAAGATCGTCAGGGAAGCTACCTATCAATTTATGATCAGCCAGCTCTGCCTCTCCag GATCCTGTTGTTAATTCACTAAATGCAGCTGCAGATAGATTGACCCACTCTACAAACTTCCTGAACTTCTTGGCACAACATGCACTCATTATGCAAGAAGAGCTACCTACTCCTGTCGAGGAATCAGCTGCTGATCGAGGATACAGTTTTATGTCACTGCTTCTGAACTTAGCAAACACGTTTCTTTATATGGTCAATACTTACATTATTGTCCCAACAGCAGATGACTACTCCATGAGCCTTGGAGCTGCTGCAACAGTTTGTGGCATTGTCATTGGTGCAATGGCTGTTGCACAGGTGTTTTCTTCAGTGTATTTCAGTGCGTGGTCAAATAAATCGTACTTCAGACCTCTTGTATTTAGCAGTATTGTTCTTTTTGTGGGGAATGTCATGTATGCATTAGCCTATGATCTTAATTCCATAGTGGTTCTTTTGGTTGGCCGTCTTCTCTGTGG ATTCGGTTCTGCTAGAGCTGTTAACAGGCGTTACATCAGCGATTATGTACCACTGAAAATTCGGATGCAGGCATCAGCTGGTTTTGTTAGTGCTAGTGCTCTTGGAATGGCTTGTGGTCCGGCACTCGCTGGCTtgcttcaaacaaattttaaGATTTACAAGTTCACATTCAATCAGGACACATTGCCTGGTTGGGTTATGGCTTTTGCTTGGCTTATATATTTAGTATGGTTGTCGATTTCATTTAGAGAGCCTTTACATGAGGTGGAAGAGATTCATACAGCACAGGAATCTCATACTG TGACAGAAGCAGTGCAAAATAATGCTCTTGAGGAAGGTCTTAAACAACCATTGCTATTGAATTCGGAAGACAATCAAGAAGATGAAAACGATGACCAAGAATTTGATGGAAGTGATGAAGCTCCTAAAGAGTCTCGCCTGGCAGCTACCTCAATTAGATCAGCATATAGACTACTTACCCCTTCTGTAAAG GTTCAATTGTTGATATATTTCATGCTCAAATACGCCATGGAGATTCTACTATCGGAATCTAGTGTTATTACCACATACTATTTTAAGTGGTCTACAAGCACTGTCTCAATTTTTCTTGCATGTCTCGGCCTAACAGTGCTTCCGGTAAACATTGTCGTCggaagctacattagcaacatGTTTGAAGACAG GCAAATATTATTGGCTTCTGAAATTATGGTTTGCGTGGGCATACTCATGAGCTTCCACATAATATTTCCATATTCTGTACCGCAATATGTATGCTCAGGACTCATCATGTTTGTCTCCGCTGAAGTACTTGAAG GTGTCAACTTGTCACTATTGTCTCGGGTCATGTCATCGAGGCTTTCCCGTGGAACCTACAACGGTGGGCTACTCTCAACAGAAGCTGGAACAATCGCTCGTGTGATTGCAGATGCCACAATAACCGTGGCCGGATACTTGGGCCAGAGTAGGCTCTTGAATGTCACTCTACTTCCTTCACTCTTAATCTGCATAGCATCCATCGTTGCTACCTGTTATACctacaactctctctattga